The proteins below are encoded in one region of Balaenoptera acutorostrata chromosome 11, mBalAcu1.1, whole genome shotgun sequence:
- the BLTP3B gene encoding bridge-like lipid transfer protein family member 3B isoform X5 — MAGLIKKQILKHLSRFTKNLSPDKINLSTLKGEGELKNLELDEEVLQNMLDLPTWLAINKVFCNKASIRIPWTKLKTHPICLSLDKVIMEMSTCEEPRNPNGPSPIATASGQSEYGFAEKVVEGITVSVNSIVIRIGAKAFNASFELSQLRIYSVNANWEHGDLRFARIQDPQRGEVLTFKEINWQMIRIEADATQSSHLEIMCAPVRLITNQSKIRVTLKRRLKDCNVIATKLVLMLDDLLWVLTDSQLKAMVQYAKSLSEAIEKSTEQRKSMAPEPTQSSAVAPSTQQVKTPQTSNAPDLNDAIVKLFNDFDVKETSHHLVISHLDLHICDDIHAKEKESNRRITGGAMQLSFTQLTIDYYPYHKAGDSCNHWMYFSDATKIKNGWANELLHEFECNVEMLKQAVKDHDVGSPPESPTHASPQHTQTEKDSTLKGTSKTPTVLPQQSKVKLMSSSVVVRLADFNIYQVSTAEQCRSSPKSMISCNKKSLYLPQEMSAVYIEFTEYYYPDGKDFPICHSF; from the exons atttaccAAAAATTTATCTCCTGACAAGATAAATCTAAGTACCCTTAAAGGAGAAGGTGAACTGAAGAATTTGGAGTTGGATGAAGAGGTGCTCCAGAATATGTTGGATTTGCCAACATGGCTTGCTATCAACAAAGTTTTTTGTAATAAAGCATCAATTAGG ATACCATGGACAAAACTGAAAACACATCCCATCTGTCTG tctTTGGATAAAGTAATAATGGAAATGAGTACATGTGAAGAACCACGAAACCCAAATGGCCCATCACCAATTGCAACTGCTTCAGGACAAAG TGAATACGGCTTTGCTGAAAAAGTAGTTGAGGGAATTACTGTTTCTGTAAATTCCATTGTCATCCGCATTGGAGCAAAAGCCTTCAATGCATCCTTTGAACTTTCCCAGCTACGGATCTATAGTGTAAATGCGAACTGGGAACATGGAGATTTAAGATTTGCTCGTATTCAAGATCCACAGAGAGGAGAG GTTTTGACCTTTAAGGAAATAAATTGGCAGATGATTCGAATAGAGGCAGATGCTACCCAAAGCTCACATCTTGAAATTATGTGTGCTCCTGTTCGATTAATAACCAACCAATCAAAAATCAGAGTCACACTTAAAAGAAGA TTAAAGGACTGCAATGTCATTGCAACAAAGTTAGTTCTAATGCTGGATGACTTATTATGGGTTTTAACGGATTCCCAGTTGAAGGCTATGGTACAATATGCAAAATCTCTTAGTGAAGCAATAGAAAAATCAACAGAACAAAGGAAGAGTATGGCTCCTGAACCTACACAG AGCTCTGCGGTAGCCCCATCTACCCAGCAAGTGAAGACACCACAGACTTCAAATGCTCCTGATCTAAATGATGCAATTGTGAAACTATTCAATGACTTTGATGTTAAAGAAACCTCCCATCATTTAGTGATTTCTCATCTAGATCTACACATATGTGATGATATTCATGCTAAAGaaaaag agtCAAACAGACGTATTACTGGAGGGGCTATGCAACTGTCTTTTACACAGCTAACTATAGATTATTATCCTTATCACAAAGCAG GAGATAGTTGTAATCATTGGATGTATTTTAGTgatgcaaccaaaataaaaaatggttgGGCCAACGAGTTGTTACATGAATTTGAGTGCAACGTTGAAATGCTTAAACAGGCTGTAAAGGATCATGATGTAGGTTCACCTCCTGAATCCCCAACACATGCCTCTCCCCAGCACACACAAACAG AGAAAGACTCAACTCTGAAAGGGACTTCCAAAACGCCTACAGTGTTACCTCAACAATCCAAAGTTAAGTTAATGTCTAGTTCTGTTGTGGTTAGACTTGCAGATTTCAATATATACCag gtcTCTACAGCAGAACAATGTCGTTCCTCACCCAAAAGTATGATTTCTTGCAATAAAAAATCCCTGTATCTTCCACAAGAAATGTCAGCTGTCTATATAGAATTCACAGAATATTACTATCCAGATGGAAAGGATTTTCCAA ttTGTCATTCCTTCTGA